A window from Pseudomonas sp. Tri1 encodes these proteins:
- a CDS encoding TonB-dependent receptor, with protein sequence MSSLKRMSLASLALGLLGDPVYAEESQPLELDAISVTSEYESPTGPVMGYRATRSASATKTDTALRDIPQSISVIPASVLKDLGSTNVERALEYAGGVSKQNNFGGLTLYEYSVRGFTTSEFYKDGFSANRGYPSTPDAANIERIEVLKGPAASLYGRGDPGGTVNIVTKKPQPEAFTTLQTSAGSWDRYRTALDVNTPLDTEGNLLSRVNLAVEDNHSFRDHVDSKRLFVAPSISWQLSPDTRLLVESEIVRHSSTFDRGIVAPNNRWSGVSRSTFLGEPNDGDIDNHNNLLQAALEHQLSDAWQLRLASHYKQGELWGFASEARPLNADGHTVNRRYRERDNNWHDSITQLELRGLFDLGPWQHELLIGTEYEDYRKNERVTTIAGAYPIDIYQPVYGQPKPNGTRSGTDFFERVQSRALNLQDQIVFTDKLRGMIGVRYEHFEQSIDDQTTQLTSRQRHDAVTQRAGLLYQLTPTLGLFANASTSFKPNNGLDAGGKSFDPEEGVGYEVGIKSELFDDRLSTTLAAFHIEKENVLALDPATNTNRAMGKARSQGFDWQVTGQLTDAIRVIGAFAYINAEVTEGDETIPTGSRILGVAKHSGSLLGVYEFQDGHLRGSDVGAAFTYVGDRSGEAGKDFELPAYHTVDLLAHYKASDNVTVGLNLNNVLDEKYYERSYSNYWVTPGEPRNFTVSLTLDL encoded by the coding sequence ATGTCATCTCTGAAACGGATGTCTCTCGCCAGCCTGGCCCTCGGCCTGCTGGGCGATCCCGTCTACGCCGAAGAATCCCAACCACTGGAGCTGGACGCCATCAGCGTCACGTCCGAGTACGAATCGCCCACCGGCCCCGTAATGGGCTACCGCGCTACCCGCTCGGCCAGCGCCACCAAAACCGACACCGCCCTGCGCGATATCCCGCAATCGATCAGCGTGATTCCCGCCAGCGTCCTCAAGGACCTGGGCAGCACCAACGTCGAACGGGCGCTGGAATACGCCGGTGGCGTGTCGAAACAAAACAACTTCGGCGGCCTGACGCTCTACGAATACAGCGTGCGCGGCTTCACGACTTCGGAGTTCTACAAGGACGGTTTCAGTGCAAACCGCGGCTATCCGAGCACGCCGGACGCGGCCAACATCGAACGCATTGAAGTGCTGAAGGGGCCGGCCGCCAGCCTGTATGGACGCGGCGATCCGGGCGGCACGGTGAACATTGTCACCAAGAAACCCCAGCCCGAAGCCTTCACCACCCTGCAAACCAGCGCCGGCAGCTGGGATCGCTACCGCACCGCGCTGGACGTCAACACGCCACTGGACACCGAAGGCAACCTGTTGTCGCGAGTCAACCTGGCGGTCGAGGACAATCACAGCTTTCGCGATCACGTCGACAGCAAGCGCTTATTCGTAGCCCCGTCCATCAGTTGGCAACTGAGCCCTGACACGCGTCTGTTGGTGGAAAGCGAAATCGTGCGCCACAGCTCGACGTTCGACCGCGGCATCGTCGCACCGAACAACCGCTGGAGCGGCGTTTCCCGCTCGACCTTTTTGGGCGAACCCAACGACGGCGACATCGACAATCACAACAACCTGCTCCAGGCCGCCCTCGAACATCAGCTCAGCGACGCCTGGCAACTGCGCCTGGCCAGCCATTACAAGCAGGGCGAACTCTGGGGCTTCGCTTCCGAGGCGCGCCCGCTGAACGCCGACGGCCACACGGTGAACCGCCGTTACCGCGAGCGCGACAACAATTGGCACGACAGCATCACCCAACTGGAGTTGCGTGGGCTGTTTGACCTCGGCCCCTGGCAGCATGAGTTGTTGATCGGCACTGAATACGAGGACTACCGCAAGAACGAGCGCGTGACCACCATCGCCGGCGCTTATCCCATCGATATCTATCAGCCGGTCTACGGCCAGCCGAAACCCAACGGCACGCGCTCCGGCACAGACTTTTTCGAGCGTGTGCAAAGCCGTGCCCTGAACCTCCAGGACCAGATCGTCTTCACCGACAAACTGCGGGGGATGATCGGCGTGCGTTATGAGCATTTCGAGCAGAGCATCGACGACCAGACCACGCAGCTCACCAGCCGCCAGCGTCATGACGCCGTCACACAACGGGCCGGCCTGCTGTATCAACTGACACCCACGCTCGGACTGTTCGCCAACGCCTCCACCTCGTTCAAGCCCAACAACGGCTTGGATGCCGGCGGTAAATCCTTCGACCCGGAAGAAGGCGTCGGCTATGAAGTCGGAATCAAAAGCGAGCTGTTCGACGATCGCTTGAGTACCACCCTGGCAGCGTTCCATATCGAGAAGGAAAACGTCCTGGCGCTGGACCCGGCCACCAATACCAACCGCGCCATGGGCAAGGCGCGCAGCCAGGGTTTCGATTGGCAAGTGACTGGGCAACTGACCGACGCCATTCGGGTGATCGGCGCCTTCGCCTACATCAACGCAGAAGTGACCGAGGGTGACGAAACCATTCCCACAGGCAGCCGGATCCTCGGCGTCGCCAAGCACAGCGGCAGCCTGCTCGGCGTCTACGAATTCCAGGACGGACACCTGCGCGGCTCGGATGTCGGCGCGGCGTTCACGTATGTCGGAGATCGCTCGGGCGAAGCCGGCAAGGATTTCGAACTGCCGGCCTACCACACCGTGGATCTGCTGGCCCATTACAAGGCCAGCGACAACGTCACCGTAGGCCTGAACCTGAACAACGTCCTCGACGAAAAATACTACGAGCGCTCCTACAGCAACTATTGGGTTACCCCCGGCGAGCCGCGCAACTTTACCGTCAGCCTCACCCTCGATCTGTAA
- the hisG gene encoding ATP phosphoribosyltransferase — MLTIALSKGRILDDTLPLLAEAGIVPTENPDKSRKLIIPTTQADVRLLIVRATDVPTYVEHGAADLGVAGKDVLMEYGGQGLYEPLDLKIARCKLMTAGKVGAPEPKGRLRVATKFVNIAKRYYAEQGRQVDIIKLYGSMELAPLIGLADKIIDVVDTGNTLRANGLEPQDFIADITSRLIVNKASMKMQHARIQALIDTLRKAVESRHRG, encoded by the coding sequence ATGTTGACCATCGCACTGTCCAAGGGCCGCATCCTTGACGACACCCTGCCGCTTCTGGCTGAAGCGGGCATCGTGCCGACCGAGAATCCGGACAAGAGCCGCAAGCTGATCATCCCCACGACCCAGGCCGATGTGCGCTTGTTGATCGTGCGTGCCACCGATGTGCCGACTTACGTGGAACATGGCGCCGCCGACCTGGGCGTTGCCGGTAAAGACGTGCTGATGGAATACGGCGGCCAGGGCCTGTACGAGCCCCTGGACCTGAAAATCGCCCGCTGCAAGCTGATGACCGCCGGTAAAGTCGGCGCGCCAGAGCCCAAGGGCCGTTTGCGCGTGGCGACCAAGTTCGTCAACATTGCCAAGCGTTATTACGCCGAGCAGGGTCGTCAGGTCGATATCATCAAGTTGTACGGTTCGATGGAGCTGGCGCCGCTGATCGGCCTGGCAGACAAGATCATCGACGTGGTCGACACCGGCAACACCCTGCGGGCCAATGGCCTGGAACCCCAGGACTTCATCGCCGACATCACCTCCCGGCTGATCGTCAACAAGGCATCGATGAAAATGCAGCACGCCCGTATCCAGGCTCTGATCGATACCCTGCGCAAGGCAGTGGAATCGCGACACCGCGGCTGA
- the hisC gene encoding histidinol-phosphate transaminase yields MSKFWSPFVKNLVPYVPGEQPKLTRLVKLNTNENPYGPSPKALAAMQTELNDNLRLYPDPNSDLLKNAVARYYGVQNNQVFLGNGSDEVLAHIFHGLLQHDQPLLFPDISYSFYPVYCGLYGIEFDAVPLDAQFRIDPADYAKPNGGIIFPNPNAPTGCLLALEAVEQILKANPDSVVVVDEAYIDFGGETAISLVDRYPNLLVTQTLSKSRSLAGLRVGLAVGHPDLIEALERIKNSFNSYPLDRLANVGGAAAFDDREHFDRTCRLVIEHREWVVAQLQAKGFEVLPSAANFIFARHPRHDAAGLAAKLREQGVIVRHFKQERIAQFLRISIGTPEQNQALIEALGEL; encoded by the coding sequence ATGAGTAAATTCTGGAGCCCGTTCGTCAAGAACCTGGTGCCCTACGTGCCAGGTGAACAGCCGAAGTTGACCCGCCTGGTCAAGCTCAATACCAACGAGAACCCCTACGGGCCATCGCCCAAGGCGTTGGCGGCGATGCAGACCGAGCTGAATGACAACCTGCGCCTGTACCCGGACCCCAACAGCGACCTGCTGAAAAACGCCGTGGCCCGCTATTACGGCGTGCAGAACAACCAGGTGTTCCTGGGCAACGGTTCGGATGAAGTGTTGGCGCACATTTTTCACGGATTGTTGCAACACGACCAGCCGTTACTGTTCCCGGACATCAGCTACAGCTTTTATCCGGTGTATTGCGGGCTGTACGGCATTGAGTTCGATGCGGTGCCGTTGGACGCGCAGTTCCGGATCGACCCGGCGGACTACGCCAAGCCGAACGGCGGGATCATCTTCCCCAACCCGAACGCCCCCACCGGCTGCCTGCTGGCGCTGGAGGCGGTGGAGCAGATACTCAAGGCCAACCCGGATTCGGTGGTGGTGGTCGATGAAGCCTATATCGACTTCGGCGGCGAGACGGCCATCAGCCTGGTGGACCGTTATCCGAACCTGCTGGTGACCCAGACGTTGTCCAAGTCCCGCTCACTGGCGGGGCTGCGGGTGGGCCTGGCGGTGGGGCATCCGGATTTGATCGAAGCGCTGGAGCGGATCAAGAACAGCTTCAACTCCTACCCGCTGGATCGCCTGGCGAATGTCGGCGGTGCCGCTGCGTTCGACGACCGCGAGCACTTCGACCGGACCTGCCGGTTGGTCATCGAGCACCGTGAATGGGTCGTGGCGCAGTTGCAGGCCAAGGGCTTCGAAGTGCTGCCCTCGGCCGCCAACTTCATCTTCGCCCGCCACCCCCGGCACGATGCGGCAGGGTTGGCGGCCAAATTGCGCGAGCAAGGGGTCATCGTGCGGCACTTCAAGCAGGAGCGGATCGCCCAGTTCCTGCGAATCAGTATTGGCACGCCGGAGCAGAACCAGGCGCTGATCGAAGCCCTCGGCGAGCTCTGA
- a CDS encoding Nif3-like dinuclear metal center hexameric protein, with protein sequence MAVALNTLVEEADRYLASSRIADYCPNGLQVEGAPQVTRIVSGVTASQALLDAAVEAGADLILVHHGYFWKGENPCVTGMKQRRLKTLLKHDISLLAYHLPLDLHAEVGNNVQLARQLDITVEGPLDPENPKVVGLVGSLSEPMTPRDFARKVQEVMGREPLLIEGEQMIRRVGWCTGGGQGYIDQAVLAGVDLYLSGEASEQTFHSARENGISFIAAGHHATERYGVQALGEHLARRFALEHIFIDCPNPI encoded by the coding sequence ATGGCCGTAGCCCTGAACACCCTGGTCGAAGAAGCGGACCGCTACCTGGCAAGCAGCCGGATTGCCGATTATTGCCCCAATGGCCTGCAGGTCGAAGGCGCGCCCCAGGTGACGCGCATCGTCAGCGGCGTCACCGCCAGCCAGGCGTTGCTCGATGCCGCCGTGGAGGCCGGTGCCGACCTGATCCTGGTGCATCACGGCTACTTCTGGAAAGGCGAGAACCCCTGTGTCACGGGCATGAAGCAGCGTCGCCTGAAAACGTTACTCAAGCATGACATCAGCCTGCTGGCGTATCACTTGCCGCTGGATTTGCACGCTGAGGTAGGTAACAACGTGCAATTGGCCCGTCAGTTGGACATCACCGTCGAGGGGCCGCTGGATCCGGAAAATCCCAAGGTCGTCGGCCTGGTCGGTTCCCTGTCCGAACCGATGACGCCCCGGGATTTCGCCCGCAAGGTCCAGGAGGTCATGGGCCGCGAGCCGTTGTTGATCGAAGGCGAGCAGATGATCCGCCGGGTCGGCTGGTGCACCGGCGGTGGCCAGGGTTATATCGATCAGGCGGTGCTGGCCGGGGTTGACCTGTACCTCAGCGGCGAGGCGTCGGAGCAGACCTTCCACAGCGCCCGGGAAAACGGCATCAGCTTCATCGCCGCCGGGCACCATGCAACTGAGCGCTATGGTGTGCAGGCGCTGGGCGAGCACCTGGCGCGACGCTTTGCTTTGGAACACATCTTTATCGATTGCCCGAATCCCATTTGA
- the cysD gene encoding sulfate adenylyltransferase subunit CysD — protein MVDKLTHLKQLEAESIHIIREVAAEFDNPVMLYSIGKDSAVMLHLARKAFFPGKLPFPVMHVDTRWKFQEMYKFRDRMVEELGLDLITHVNPDGVAQGINPFTHGSAKHTDIMKTEGLKQALDKYGFDAAFGGARRDEEKSRAKERVYSFRDSKHRWDPKNQRPELWNVYNGKVNKGESIRVFPLSNWTELDIWQYIYLEGIPIVPLYFAAEREVIEKNGTLIMIDDERILEHLSDEEKARIVKKKVRFRTLGCYPLTGAVESEAESLTDIIQEMLLTRTSERQGRVIDHDGAGSMEDKKRQGYF, from the coding sequence ATGGTCGACAAACTGACGCATCTGAAACAGCTGGAGGCGGAAAGCATCCACATCATCCGCGAGGTGGCCGCCGAGTTCGATAACCCGGTGATGCTGTACTCCATCGGTAAAGACTCCGCCGTGATGCTGCACCTGGCACGCAAGGCGTTCTTCCCCGGCAAGCTGCCGTTTCCGGTGATGCACGTCGACACCCGCTGGAAATTCCAGGAAATGTACAAATTCCGCGACCGCATGGTCGAGGAGCTGGGCCTGGACCTGATCACTCACGTGAACCCGGATGGCGTGGCCCAGGGCATCAACCCGTTCACCCACGGCAGTGCCAAGCACACCGACATCATGAAGACCGAAGGCCTCAAGCAGGCCTTGGACAAATATGGTTTCGACGCTGCGTTCGGCGGTGCCCGTCGCGATGAAGAAAAGTCCCGTGCCAAGGAGCGCGTGTACTCGTTCCGCGACAGCAAGCACCGCTGGGACCCGAAGAACCAGCGCCCGGAGCTGTGGAACGTCTACAACGGCAAGGTCAACAAAGGCGAGTCGATTCGCGTGTTCCCGCTGTCGAACTGGACCGAGCTGGACATCTGGCAGTACATCTACCTCGAAGGCATCCCGATCGTGCCGCTGTACTTCGCCGCCGAGCGTGAAGTGATCGAGAAAAACGGCACGCTGATCATGATCGACGACGAGCGCATCCTCGAGCACCTGTCCGACGAAGAAAAAGCTCGCATCGTCAAAAAGAAAGTGCGTTTCCGTACCCTTGGCTGCTACCCGTTGACGGGCGCGGTGGAGTCCGAGGCTGAAAGCCTGACGGACATCATTCAGGAAATGCTCCTGACGCGAACTTCCGAGCGCCAGGGCCGGGTCATCGACCACGATGGCGCAGGCTCGATGGAAGATAAGAAACGTCAGGGTTATTTCTAA
- the cysN gene encoding sulfate adenylyltransferase subunit CysN, with protein sequence MSHQSDLISEDILAYLGQHERKELLRFLTCGNVDDGKSTLIGRLLHDSKMIYEDHLEAITRDSKKVGTTGDDIDLALLVDGLQAEREQGITIDVAYRYFSTAKRKFIIADTPGHEQYTRNMATGASTCDLAIILVDARYGVQTQTRRHSFIASLLGIKHIVVAINKMDLKDFDQGVFESIKADYLKFAEGLKMKPTSMHFVPMSALKGDNVVNKSERSPWYTGQSLMEILETVEVAGDRNFTDLRFPVQYVNRPNLNFRGFAGTLASGIVHKGDEVVVLPSGKSSRVKSIVTFEGELEHAGPGQAVTLTMEDEIDISRGDLLVHADNVPPVTDSFEAMLVWMAEEPMLPGKKYDIKRATSYVPGSIASIVNKVDVNTLEEGPASALQLNEIGKVKIALDAPIALDGYESNRTTGAFIIIDRLTNGTVGAGMIVAQPLAHGSSTHHGKLAHVSVEERAQRFGQQPATVLFSGLSGAGKSTLAYAVERKLFDMGRAVFVLDGQNLRHDLNKGLPQDRAGRTENWRRAAHVARQFNEAGLLTLAAFVAPNAEGREQAKDLIGRERLLTVYVQASPTVCAQRDPQGLYAAAGDNIPGESFPYDVPLDADLVIDTQSLTLEESVKQVLDLLRKRGAI encoded by the coding sequence ATGTCGCACCAATCTGATTTGATCAGCGAGGACATCCTCGCCTACCTGGGCCAGCACGAGCGCAAAGAGCTGCTGCGTTTCCTGACCTGCGGTAACGTCGACGACGGCAAGAGCACCCTGATCGGGCGCCTGCTGCACGACTCCAAGATGATCTATGAAGATCACTTGGAAGCTATCACCCGCGATTCGAAAAAAGTCGGCACCACCGGTGACGACATCGACCTGGCGTTGCTGGTCGATGGCCTGCAGGCCGAGCGCGAGCAAGGCATCACCATCGATGTTGCGTACCGCTACTTCTCCACCGCCAAGCGCAAATTCATCATTGCCGATACGCCCGGTCATGAGCAGTACACCCGCAACATGGCCACCGGTGCGTCCACCTGTGACCTGGCGATCATCCTGGTAGATGCCCGTTACGGCGTGCAGACCCAGACCCGTCGCCACAGTTTCATTGCCTCGTTGCTGGGCATCAAGCACATCGTCGTGGCCATCAACAAGATGGACCTCAAGGACTTCGACCAGGGCGTGTTCGAGTCGATCAAGGCCGACTACCTGAAGTTCGCCGAAGGCTTGAAGATGAAGCCCACCAGCATGCACTTCGTGCCGATGTCTGCCCTCAAGGGCGACAACGTGGTGAACAAGTCCGAGCGCTCGCCGTGGTACACCGGCCAGTCGCTGATGGAAATCCTCGAGACCGTGGAAGTGGCGGGCGACCGTAACTTCACCGACCTGCGCTTCCCGGTGCAGTACGTCAACCGTCCGAACCTGAACTTCCGCGGTTTCGCCGGCACCCTCGCCAGCGGCATCGTGCACAAGGGCGACGAAGTGGTGGTGTTGCCGTCGGGCAAGAGCAGCCGCGTGAAATCCATCGTCACCTTCGAAGGCGAGCTGGAGCACGCCGGCCCTGGCCAAGCGGTGACGCTGACCATGGAAGACGAAATCGACATCTCCCGTGGCGACTTGCTGGTGCATGCCGACAACGTGCCGCCGGTGACCGACAGCTTCGAAGCGATGCTGGTGTGGATGGCCGAAGAGCCGATGCTGCCGGGCAAGAAATACGACATCAAGCGCGCCACCAGCTATGTGCCGGGCTCGATTGCCAGCATCGTCAACAAGGTCGATGTGAACACCCTGGAAGAAGGTCCTGCCAGCGCGTTGCAGCTCAACGAAATCGGCAAGGTGAAGATCGCCCTCGATGCACCGATCGCCCTGGACGGTTACGAGAGCAACCGCACCACTGGCGCGTTCATCATCATCGATCGGCTGACCAACGGTACGGTCGGCGCCGGCATGATCGTGGCCCAGCCGTTGGCCCATGGCAGCAGCACGCACCACGGAAAACTGGCCCATGTGTCGGTAGAAGAACGCGCCCAGCGCTTCGGCCAGCAACCGGCCACGGTGCTGTTCAGTGGCCTGTCGGGCGCGGGCAAAAGCACGCTGGCCTATGCGGTGGAACGCAAGTTGTTCGACATGGGCCGTGCGGTCTTCGTCCTCGATGGCCAGAACCTGCGCCATGACTTGAACAAAGGCCTGCCGCAGGACCGTGCCGGGCGTACCGAGAACTGGCGCCGTGCGGCCCACGTTGCCCGTCAGTTCAACGAAGCCGGCCTGCTGACCCTCGCCGCGTTCGTTGCGCCGAATGCCGAAGGACGTGAGCAGGCCAAGGACCTGATTGGTCGGGAGCGTCTGTTGACGGTCTACGTCCAGGCCTCGCCGACGGTGTGTGCCCAGCGTGATCCGCAAGGGCTGTATGCCGCTGCTGGCGACAACATTCCAGGCGAATCCTTCCCGTACGACGTGCCGCTGGATGCCGACCTGGTGATCGACACCCAGTCGCTGACGCTGGAAGAGAGCGTCAAGCAAGTGCTGGATCTGCTGCGCAAGCGTGGGGCGATCTAA
- the hisD gene encoding histidinol dehydrogenase: MTAPTSIRRLNAADPDFAHHLDHLLSWESVSDDSVNQRVLDIIKAVRERGDEALVEFTQKFDGLQVASMADLILPRERLELALTRITVAQREALEKAASRVRDYHERQKQDSWSYTEADGTVLGQKVTPLDRAGLYVPGGKASYPSSVLMNAIPAKVAGVTEVVMVVPTPRGEINELVLAAACIAGVDRVFTIGGAQAVAALAYGTESVPRVDKVVGPGNIYVATAKRHVFGQVGIDMIAGPSEILVVCDGQTDPDWIAMDLFSQAEHDEDAQAILVSPDAEFLDKVAASIDKLLPTMDRAEIINTSINGRGALIKVENMEQAIEVANRIAPEHLELSVADPQAWLPQIRHAGAIFMGRHTSEALGDYCAGPNHVLPTSGTARFSSPLGVYDFQKRSSIIFCSEQGASELGKTASVLARGESLSAHARSAEYRILDERFIDEQGKLK; the protein is encoded by the coding sequence ATGACCGCTCCCACTTCGATTCGCCGACTCAACGCTGCCGACCCGGATTTTGCACATCATCTGGATCATCTGCTGAGCTGGGAAAGTGTGTCTGACGACTCGGTCAATCAGCGGGTGCTGGACATCATCAAGGCCGTGCGCGAGCGTGGCGATGAAGCATTGGTGGAGTTCACCCAGAAATTCGACGGCCTGCAAGTGGCGTCCATGGCCGACCTGATCCTGCCGCGCGAGCGCCTGGAACTGGCTCTGACCCGGATCACCGTAGCCCAACGCGAAGCCCTGGAAAAAGCCGCATCGCGGGTACGCGACTATCACGAAAGACAGAAACAGGACTCCTGGAGCTACACCGAAGCCGACGGCACGGTGCTGGGCCAGAAGGTCACGCCGCTGGATCGCGCCGGCTTGTACGTGCCAGGTGGCAAGGCGTCCTATCCGTCCTCGGTGCTGATGAACGCGATCCCGGCCAAGGTCGCTGGCGTGACCGAAGTGGTCATGGTCGTTCCGACTCCGCGCGGTGAAATCAACGAACTGGTGCTGGCCGCCGCCTGCATCGCTGGTGTGGACCGGGTGTTCACCATCGGCGGCGCCCAGGCTGTTGCCGCGCTGGCCTATGGCACCGAGAGCGTGCCGAGGGTCGACAAAGTGGTCGGGCCGGGCAACATCTATGTCGCCACCGCCAAGCGCCACGTGTTCGGCCAGGTAGGCATCGACATGATTGCCGGCCCGTCGGAAATCCTTGTGGTGTGTGACGGGCAGACCGATCCGGACTGGATCGCCATGGACCTGTTTTCCCAGGCCGAGCACGACGAAGATGCCCAGGCGATCCTGGTCAGCCCGGACGCCGAGTTCCTCGACAAGGTGGCCGCCAGCATCGATAAGCTGCTGCCGACCATGGATCGCGCCGAGATCATCAACACCTCGATCAACGGCCGTGGAGCGTTGATCAAGGTCGAGAACATGGAGCAGGCCATCGAGGTTGCCAACCGCATTGCGCCGGAACACTTGGAACTGTCGGTTGCCGACCCACAGGCCTGGTTGCCGCAGATCCGCCACGCCGGTGCGATCTTCATGGGCCGCCACACCAGCGAAGCCTTGGGCGACTACTGTGCCGGCCCGAATCACGTGTTGCCGACGTCCGGCACCGCGCGTTTCTCGTCGCCGCTGGGGGTGTATGACTTCCAGAAACGTTCGTCGATCATCTTCTGCTCCGAGCAGGGCGCGTCCGAACTGGGCAAGACCGCTTCGGTGCTGGCCCGTGGCGAATCGCTGAGCGCCCACGCTCGCAGCGCCGAATACCGCATTCTTGATGAGCGCTTCATTGACGAGCAGGGGAAATTGAAATGA
- a CDS encoding DUF4198 domain-containing protein, whose protein sequence is MKYPKTFALLGLLLATQASAHGLWTEQRRGNIEVIYGHGAEDNAFKAQKINGAWAYDLDGKMIPVTVERLPDHARLHPLKPPAVMAVALDNGMWSQTADKKWINEGRSKVPGAIESTHTFKYSLAIYEPGAKLPKLDQVKFLILPEVDPLTIGPGQSLPVRVLLDGKPAAGVKLVGDYRSAPNTVSTETDAEGRAKVLVRNEGLNVIAAQMEMALKDNKDVATRGVFTSLTFLGEPHHE, encoded by the coding sequence ATGAAATACCCCAAGACCTTCGCCCTGCTTGGCCTGCTCCTGGCCACACAAGCTTCAGCCCATGGCCTGTGGACCGAACAACGGCGCGGCAACATCGAAGTGATCTACGGCCACGGTGCCGAGGACAATGCGTTCAAGGCGCAGAAAATCAATGGCGCCTGGGCCTATGACTTAGACGGCAAAATGATCCCGGTGACCGTGGAGCGCCTGCCCGACCACGCACGCCTGCACCCCCTCAAGCCGCCGGCAGTCATGGCGGTGGCATTGGACAACGGCATGTGGTCGCAGACCGCCGACAAAAAGTGGATCAACGAAGGCCGCAGCAAGGTGCCCGGCGCGATTGAATCGACCCATACCTTCAAATACAGCCTGGCGATCTATGAGCCGGGGGCGAAGCTGCCAAAACTCGATCAGGTCAAGTTCCTGATCCTGCCGGAAGTCGACCCACTGACCATAGGCCCAGGCCAATCATTGCCGGTACGGGTGCTGCTCGACGGTAAACCGGCGGCTGGGGTGAAGTTGGTGGGCGACTACCGCAGCGCGCCGAACACCGTGTCGACTGAAACCGACGCTGAAGGGCGGGCCAAGGTGCTGGTACGTAATGAGGGTTTGAATGTAATTGCCGCGCAGATGGAAATGGCGCTCAAGGACAATAAGGACGTGGCGACGCGGGGGGTGTTTACTTCGCTGACATTCCTGGGTGAGCCGCATCACGAGTAA
- the algW gene encoding Do family serine endopeptidase AlgW, whose amino-acid sequence MLKALRFSGWPLLAGVLVALLIIQRYPEWVGLPSLDVNLQQAPQTKAVQQGPVSYADAVTTAAPAVVNLYTTKVINKPSHPLFEDPQFRRFFGDNSPKQKRMESSLGSGVIMSPEGYLLTNNHVTAGADQIVVALKDGRETLARVIGSDPETDLAVLKIDLKNLPAITIGRSDSIRIGDVALAIGNPFGVGQTVTMGIISATGRNQLGLNNYEDFIQTDAAINPGNSGGALVDANGNLTGINTAIFSKSGGSQGIGFAIPVKLAMEVMKSIIEHGQVIRGWLGIEVQPLTQELAESFGLSGRPGIVVAGIFRDGPAQKAGLQLGDVILSIDGEPAGDGRRSMNQVARIKPTDKVTIQVMRNGKELKLTAEIGLRPPPAPVAVKEEQ is encoded by the coding sequence ATGCTCAAGGCGCTGCGTTTTTCCGGCTGGCCGCTGTTGGCTGGCGTGCTTGTCGCTCTACTGATTATCCAGCGCTACCCGGAATGGGTCGGCCTGCCGAGCCTGGACGTCAACCTGCAGCAGGCGCCGCAAACCAAGGCGGTGCAACAGGGGCCGGTGTCCTATGCCGACGCCGTGACCACCGCAGCACCGGCGGTGGTCAACCTGTACACCACCAAAGTCATCAACAAACCCAGCCACCCGCTGTTCGAAGATCCGCAATTCCGGCGTTTCTTCGGCGACAACTCGCCCAAGCAGAAACGCATGGAGTCGAGCCTGGGTTCGGGCGTGATCATGAGCCCAGAAGGTTATTTGTTGACCAACAACCACGTCACCGCCGGTGCCGACCAGATCGTGGTCGCCCTCAAGGATGGCCGTGAAACCCTGGCCCGCGTGATCGGCAGCGACCCGGAAACCGACCTCGCGGTGCTGAAGATCGACCTCAAGAACCTGCCGGCCATCACCATCGGCCGCTCCGACAGTATCCGCATCGGCGACGTCGCCCTGGCCATCGGCAACCCGTTCGGCGTCGGCCAGACCGTGACCATGGGCATCATCAGCGCCACCGGGCGCAACCAGCTGGGCCTGAACAACTACGAAGACTTCATCCAGACCGATGCCGCGATCAACCCTGGCAACTCCGGCGGCGCGCTGGTGGATGCCAACGGCAACCTCACCGGGATCAACACGGCGATCTTCTCCAAGTCCGGTGGCAGCCAGGGCATCGGTTTCGCCATTCCAGTGAAACTGGCCATGGAAGTGATGAAGTCCATCATTGAGCACGGTCAGGTGATTCGTGGCTGGTTGGGCATTGAGGTCCAGCCGCTGACCCAGGAACTGGCCGAATCCTTCGGCTTGTCCGGGCGGCCCGGGATCGTCGTAGCGGGGATTTTCCGCGACGGCCCGGCGCAGAAGGCCGGCCTGCAACTGGGTGACGTGATCCTGAGCATCGACGGCGAACCGGCCGGCGATGGCCGCCGCTCGATGAACCAGGTGGCGCGGATCAAGCCCACCGACAAAGTCACCATCCAGGTGATGCGCAATGGCAAGGAGCTCAAGCTCACCGCTGAAATCGGCCTGCGCCCACCGCCAGCACCGGTGGCGGTCAAGGAAGAACAGTAA